One window of the Rhipicephalus microplus isolate Deutch F79 chromosome 2, USDA_Rmic, whole genome shotgun sequence genome contains the following:
- the LOC142791094 gene encoding uncharacterized protein LOC142791094 yields MSELTKLQEETRKEMIEFKSSIERELRKEIGDLKNSVSFLNDEVEKIKKEIADLVGDNKSLRSANEQLSTECEDFKKHMSQQEQRITASEQYSRKCNLEVKGIPKLAEEGLGNTLHRIGGLLNVPVTKDDVEKCHRVPAKNASSIPNIIFRFRSRSKRDLVLQKAKKTRISTQDLGHASNTPVFINEHLCPVLKQLLGAAIAKKKAANWRFVWTNDGRILARKDEGSRVLHIRDASDVEKIA; encoded by the coding sequence ATGAGTGAATTGACTAAGTTGCAAGAAGAAACGAGAAAGGAGATGATTGAGTTCAAATCATCAATTGAAAGAGAGCTAAGAAAGGAAATCGGAGACCTGAAAAACAGTGTGAGCTTTTTGAACGACGAAgttgagaaaataaagaaagagattGCGGATCTTGTGGGGGATAACAAGTCACTCAGAAGTGCTAATGAGCAGTTGAGCACCGAGTGCGAAGATTTCAAGAAACACATGTCTCAACAAGAGCAGAGGATAACTGCATCTGAGCAATACTCCCGCAAATGTAACCTTGAGGTTAAGGGAATACCCAAACTTGCTGAGGAAGGTCTTGGAAATACCCTTCACAGGATCGGCGGACTGCTGAATGTGCCTGTAACcaaagatgatgttgaaaaatgtCACCGTGTACCAGCAAAGAATGCCAGTTCAATACCGAACATAATATTCCGTTTTCGTAGCCGTTCAAAACGTGATTTGGTGCTGCAGAAAGCAAAGAAGACGCGCATCTCGACCCAGGACCTCGGTCACGCCTCTAACACACCTGTGTTCATCAATGAACACTTATGCCCTGTCCTAAAGCAGCTTCTTGGAGCGGCAATAGCTAAAAAGAAAGCAGCGAACTGGAGGTTCGTGTGGACGAATGATGGGCGTATTCTCGCACGAAAGGATGAAGGCTCACGTGTATTGCACATTCGCGACGCAAGCGACGTTGAAAAGATTGCCTAA